Proteins encoded within one genomic window of Marinobacter halotolerans:
- a CDS encoding DUF6279 family lipoprotein: MKFLLLSLPGRLKAVAVLAGLALLLTGCSSTKLAYQYADWGIVWWVDDYIPMTDQQEAQLERDVRNIRDWHCSTQLPRYSDWLTELKQDVRSGDLDQATVAHHQEQLFSFFPPLMDRAKPAATRLLSSLSDEQVKALADNMAESQAELEEEFLAENPEQTRQARAERTRERVERWLGELNEQQVETVQQWSDARGKQTEIWLEGRRNWQTALLDALEQRNQDDFGEKVDYLIDNNDVVRGPRYQAMMAESREAMASLMTSLLQEADPDQLDFLLERASSLRGDFNTLACTGESTAGQVSQY; encoded by the coding sequence ATGAAATTTCTATTGCTTTCGTTACCGGGCAGACTAAAAGCGGTCGCCGTGCTTGCGGGCCTGGCGCTGCTGCTGACAGGTTGCAGCTCGACAAAACTGGCCTACCAATACGCCGACTGGGGCATTGTCTGGTGGGTGGATGATTACATCCCCATGACCGACCAGCAGGAAGCCCAACTGGAACGGGATGTACGGAATATTCGGGACTGGCATTGCAGTACCCAGTTGCCCAGATACTCAGATTGGCTTACTGAGCTGAAGCAGGATGTCCGGTCCGGCGACCTGGATCAGGCCACCGTTGCCCATCATCAGGAACAGCTGTTCTCCTTTTTTCCGCCTCTGATGGACCGGGCCAAACCCGCTGCCACCCGCCTGCTCTCCAGCCTTTCCGACGAACAGGTAAAGGCCCTTGCGGACAATATGGCTGAAAGTCAGGCTGAGTTGGAGGAGGAGTTTCTGGCGGAAAACCCGGAACAGACCCGGCAAGCCAGGGCCGAACGAACCCGGGAAAGGGTCGAGCGCTGGCTGGGCGAATTGAACGAACAGCAAGTCGAAACTGTGCAGCAGTGGTCAGACGCCCGGGGCAAACAGACCGAAATCTGGCTGGAGGGCCGCCGGAACTGGCAAACGGCACTTCTGGATGCCCTGGAGCAAAGAAATCAGGACGATTTCGGAGAGAAAGTCGACTACCTCATCGACAACAATGACGTGGTGCGCGGCCCCAGGTATCAGGCAATGATGGCCGAGAGCCGCGAGGCCATGGCCTCGCTGATGACGTCTCTCCTGCAGGAGGCGGACCCGGACCAGTTAGATTTCCTGCTGGAGCGGGCCTCTTCCCTGCGGGGTGACTTCAACACTCTCGCCTGCACCGGCGAGAGCACCGCCGGCCAGGTCAGCCAGTACTGA
- a CDS encoding histidine phosphatase family protein, with translation MATIYLIRHGQASFGKENYDQLSSKGWEQGRALGRWLKNKVTPAAVFGGNMERHRETVEAITSGFGESLPNMQSVEGFNEFDHTQVVERYRPEWADREKMARDLAAFPKPASAFQQAFEKAMGRWVGGEHDDEYAETWPHFRARVLAALDELIEYVDGGDVLVSTSGGPIAVIAQHLLQLSDRKTLEMNSVIANSSVSRVLYSGPRRTLAVFNNYSHLEAEDPSLVTFR, from the coding sequence ATGGCGACGATTTATCTGATCCGCCATGGCCAGGCCAGCTTCGGCAAGGAGAACTACGACCAGCTTTCGTCGAAAGGCTGGGAGCAGGGCCGGGCTCTCGGGCGCTGGCTAAAGAACAAGGTAACGCCGGCGGCGGTGTTCGGCGGCAATATGGAGCGCCACCGGGAAACGGTTGAAGCCATTACAAGTGGTTTTGGTGAGTCGCTGCCGAACATGCAGTCGGTCGAGGGGTTTAACGAGTTTGATCACACCCAGGTGGTGGAGCGTTATCGCCCGGAGTGGGCCGACCGGGAGAAAATGGCGCGGGATCTGGCGGCTTTCCCCAAACCCGCAAGTGCCTTCCAGCAGGCATTCGAGAAGGCCATGGGTCGTTGGGTGGGTGGCGAGCATGATGACGAGTATGCGGAAACATGGCCGCATTTCCGTGCCCGGGTTCTAGCTGCCCTCGATGAACTGATTGAGTACGTGGATGGCGGCGACGTGCTGGTGTCCACCTCCGGTGGTCCGATTGCAGTGATTGCCCAGCACCTGTTGCAGTTGAGCGACCGTAAGACCCTGGAAATGAACAGCGTGATCGCCAATTCCAGTGTATCCCGTGTGCTGTATTCCGGCCCGCGCCGGACCCTGGCCGTGTTTAACAACTACAGTCATCTGGAGGCGGAAGACCCCTCCCTGGTGACCTTTCGCTAA
- a CDS encoding phosphotransferase family protein: MTQIDQAVDIREGEELDVAAVDRFMKQAIPDLEGSPAIKQYPGGASNLTYQVDYGDRSYVLRRPPFGHIAKSAHDMLREAKVMRALKPVYPYVPNIIAICDDHNVLGCDFYVMERLKGIILRQDFPKDLELSEADTRKLCLNVIDKLVDLHQVDAKGAGLDELGKGAGYVERQIRGWSDRFRKAKTDDVGDFEQVMGWLNDKMPDDIAQVVIHNDFRFDNVVLNPDNPFEVVGVLDWEMATIGDPLMDLGNSLAYWIQADDEGPFQMLRRQPTHQPGMLSRKEVVAYYAEKSGLKIDNFDFYEIYGLFRLAVIVQQIYYRFYHGQTKDKRFAAFGHAANYLEKRCQRLIEASDL; encoded by the coding sequence ATGACTCAGATTGATCAGGCGGTCGATATTCGCGAAGGCGAAGAGCTGGATGTGGCCGCCGTTGACCGCTTTATGAAACAGGCCATTCCCGACCTGGAAGGCAGCCCGGCGATCAAACAGTACCCCGGTGGCGCCTCTAACCTGACCTATCAGGTGGATTACGGCGATCGCTCCTACGTGTTGCGGCGCCCGCCTTTTGGGCACATCGCCAAATCCGCCCATGACATGCTGCGGGAAGCCAAGGTCATGCGGGCGCTCAAACCGGTCTATCCCTACGTGCCCAACATTATCGCCATCTGCGACGATCATAACGTTCTGGGCTGCGATTTTTACGTCATGGAGCGGCTGAAAGGCATCATCCTGCGACAGGATTTCCCCAAGGATCTGGAACTCAGCGAAGCCGACACCCGCAAGCTGTGCCTGAACGTTATCGACAAACTGGTGGACCTACACCAGGTAGATGCCAAAGGCGCGGGACTGGATGAACTGGGCAAGGGCGCCGGCTATGTTGAGCGGCAGATTCGCGGCTGGAGTGACCGTTTCCGCAAGGCCAAAACCGACGATGTGGGTGATTTCGAGCAGGTGATGGGCTGGCTCAACGACAAGATGCCTGATGATATCGCCCAGGTGGTGATCCACAACGACTTCCGGTTCGACAATGTGGTGCTCAATCCGGACAACCCGTTTGAAGTGGTCGGCGTTCTGGACTGGGAAATGGCCACCATTGGCGACCCGCTGATGGACCTGGGCAACAGCCTGGCTTACTGGATTCAGGCGGACGATGAAGGCCCCTTCCAGATGCTGCGTCGCCAGCCCACCCACCAGCCGGGCATGCTGTCCCGCAAGGAAGTGGTCGCTTACTACGCCGAGAAATCCGGGCTGAAAATCGACAACTTCGACTTCTACGAAATCTACGGCCTGTTCCGGCTGGCCGTGATTGTTCAGCAGATCTACTACCGCTTCTATCACGGCCAGACCAAAGACAAACGCTTTGCCGCCTTTGGCCATGCCGCCAACTACCTGGAGAAGCGGTGCCAGCGATTGATTGAAGCGAGCGATCTGTAA
- a CDS encoding DUF4397 domain-containing protein → MKINFAVAIALAGSFLVAGCSDSDGVAPKGPTANVRVLHASPDAPAVDVAIDGDVVLTSVEFQQGTGYLEVPAGAREVSILVGGSEVLSETFDVQDGESYSIIAQDVVANLDLVALNDTDRRANGTADVTVVHASPSAGDVDIYITAAGDPLPGTTPLDDVPFGTNATLGNQPAGDYQVRITPAAGTDVVYDSGTLPISSDVTAVAVNSVKGVSPVSLLIWAEANPAVTAVLDNTAEVRVVHGVEDVAVDVFVDGDAVASNFMYTNVSGYLVVPAGDRDVAVAPAGQGVGNALASLSDTLTVERGESYTVIAAGDSNNLSDTQLIVLGDRRSASDDTQADVRLVHAAAAPGAQPVDIFVLPAGQAPVVGDDTFGDVVIGQDTGYTSLPPASYDVTISPDGTTTPAISVPGLSLAAGDVKTAIAIGASDGTLDALLLDDLRP, encoded by the coding sequence ATGAAAATAAATTTTGCAGTAGCCATAGCTTTGGCCGGAAGTTTTCTGGTGGCCGGATGTAGCGATAGTGATGGTGTTGCCCCGAAGGGCCCTACAGCCAATGTAAGAGTGCTACATGCTTCGCCGGACGCGCCGGCTGTTGATGTGGCGATAGATGGTGATGTTGTGCTGACCAGCGTCGAATTCCAGCAGGGAACAGGCTATCTTGAAGTGCCTGCAGGCGCCCGCGAGGTCAGTATTCTGGTCGGTGGCAGCGAGGTGCTGAGCGAGACCTTTGATGTTCAGGACGGTGAATCCTATTCGATTATCGCCCAGGACGTTGTAGCAAATCTTGATTTGGTGGCTTTGAACGATACGGATCGCCGGGCAAACGGCACGGCCGATGTTACCGTGGTGCATGCCTCTCCTTCCGCAGGTGACGTGGATATCTATATCACCGCTGCCGGTGACCCATTACCGGGTACAACACCGTTGGACGATGTCCCGTTTGGCACCAACGCAACCCTGGGAAATCAGCCGGCGGGCGACTACCAAGTAAGGATTACTCCAGCTGCAGGGACGGACGTCGTGTATGACTCGGGGACCCTGCCCATCAGCAGCGACGTAACCGCAGTCGCCGTGAACAGTGTCAAGGGTGTTTCCCCTGTGAGTCTGTTGATCTGGGCCGAGGCGAATCCGGCCGTCACAGCAGTGCTGGATAACACCGCGGAAGTGCGTGTTGTTCATGGAGTCGAGGATGTGGCCGTCGACGTATTTGTGGACGGGGATGCGGTGGCGAGTAATTTCATGTACACCAACGTCTCTGGCTACCTCGTGGTACCGGCGGGAGATCGTGACGTTGCGGTTGCGCCGGCAGGACAGGGTGTTGGAAACGCCCTGGCCAGTCTGTCGGATACACTGACTGTCGAACGTGGCGAATCCTACACGGTCATTGCTGCCGGAGACTCCAACAATCTTTCCGATACCCAGCTGATTGTATTGGGTGATCGCCGGTCTGCTTCAGACGACACCCAGGCCGACGTAAGGCTCGTGCATGCGGCAGCGGCGCCTGGCGCGCAGCCAGTGGACATTTTTGTGCTTCCGGCTGGTCAGGCTCCGGTTGTCGGTGATGACACCTTTGGAGATGTCGTAATTGGTCAGGATACGGGCTACACCAGCCTTCCTCCGGCCTCCTATGATGTGACCATCTCGCCCGACGGTACAACCACACCGGCGATTTCAGTCCCCGGATTGAGTCTTGCTGCGGGTGATGTGAAGACGGCGATCGCAATCGGCGCAAGCGATGGCACTCTGGATGCGTTGCTTTTGGACGATCTTCGTCCTTGA
- a CDS encoding SDR family oxidoreductase — MSKPDLFDMSGKVALITGASRGIGESIARTLAAYGAHVIVSSRKIDGCEAVASSIRDDGGSAEAYACHIGEMDQIEDIWKHIETTHGKLDVLVNNAAANPYFGPIEDTDLGAYHKTVDVNIRGYFFMCARGAQLMKKAGGGSIINVASVNGVNPGHYQGIYSVTKAAVISMTRSFAMELGQQKVRVNALLPGLTDTKFASALTSNEAIKKQAMAHIPMKRVADPDEMAGTVLYLASGASSYTTGACINVDGGYLTI, encoded by the coding sequence ATGAGCAAACCAGACCTGTTTGATATGAGTGGCAAAGTCGCCCTGATTACCGGCGCCAGCCGTGGTATCGGCGAGAGTATTGCCCGCACCCTGGCCGCTTACGGCGCCCATGTAATCGTCAGCAGCCGTAAAATCGATGGCTGTGAAGCGGTTGCCAGCAGCATCCGTGATGATGGCGGCAGTGCCGAAGCCTACGCCTGCCATATCGGCGAGATGGATCAGATCGAAGACATCTGGAAACACATCGAAACTACCCACGGCAAGCTCGACGTGCTAGTGAACAACGCCGCAGCGAACCCTTACTTCGGGCCGATTGAGGACACCGATCTGGGTGCCTATCACAAGACAGTAGACGTGAATATTCGCGGCTATTTCTTCATGTGTGCCCGTGGCGCGCAGCTGATGAAAAAGGCCGGCGGCGGTTCCATCATCAACGTCGCGTCCGTAAACGGCGTGAACCCCGGGCATTACCAGGGCATCTATTCGGTGACCAAGGCGGCGGTGATTTCCATGACCCGCTCTTTCGCCATGGAACTGGGCCAGCAGAAGGTTCGGGTGAATGCGCTCTTGCCGGGCCTGACCGACACCAAGTTTGCCAGTGCCCTGACAAGCAACGAAGCTATCAAGAAACAGGCCATGGCCCATATTCCGATGAAGCGCGTAGCGGATCCGGATGAAATGGCTGGCACGGTGCTTTATCTGGCATCGGGCGCGTCCAGTTACACCACCGGCGCCTGCATCAACGTGGATGGTGGTTATCTGACCATCTGA